One stretch of Myxococcota bacterium DNA includes these proteins:
- a CDS encoding DUF3450 domain-containing protein, whose protein sequence is MAVSVCLFAAPAATQDAERRDASSLAVSPVLVESTRVRTRANGEGVEAQKQIDALAEEADELLARYNTAVEQLASLREYNDRMQSFVDDQDAQVAKLRGELEQVDAVGRSVTPLMLRMIAALESFVALDVPFLIRERTERIERLRRMMVRADVTLSEKYRRIMEAYQIETEYGRTIEAYRGPLSPNGHGATVDFLRFGRIALLYLSLDGEEVGMWDAQARDWRPLDPSYRTDIRNGLRVARKQIAPDLISLPLVQPGPGGPKVGG, encoded by the coding sequence GTGGCCGTGTCGGTGTGTTTGTTCGCGGCTCCGGCAGCCACACAAGACGCGGAGCGGCGTGACGCCTCTTCGCTGGCGGTGTCCCCGGTGCTGGTCGAGTCCACGCGGGTGCGAACGCGCGCCAATGGCGAGGGCGTCGAAGCCCAGAAGCAGATCGACGCGCTCGCAGAAGAAGCCGACGAGTTGCTTGCCCGATACAACACCGCCGTCGAGCAGCTGGCTTCATTGCGCGAGTACAACGATCGCATGCAGTCCTTCGTCGACGACCAGGACGCCCAGGTCGCGAAGCTGCGCGGCGAGCTCGAGCAGGTCGACGCCGTCGGCCGCAGCGTGACGCCGCTGATGCTGCGCATGATCGCGGCGCTCGAATCGTTCGTGGCACTCGATGTCCCATTCCTGATCCGGGAGCGCACCGAGCGGATCGAGCGGTTGCGCCGCATGATGGTGCGCGCCGACGTGACGCTGTCGGAGAAGTACCGGCGGATCATGGAGGCCTACCAGATCGAGACGGAGTACGGCCGGACGATCGAGGCCTACCGCGGACCGCTGTCCCCGAACGGTCACGGTGCCACCGTCGACTTCCTGCGCTTCGGCCGCATCGCGCTCCTCTACCTGAGCCTCGATGGCGAAGAGGTCGGAATGTGGGACGCGCAAGCCCGAGACTGGCGCCCGCTCGACCCGTCGTACCGCACTGACATCCGCAACGGTCTGCGCGTCGCGCGCAAGCAGATCGCGCCCGATCTGATCTCGTTGCCGCTCGTCCAACCCGGGCCGGGCGGTCCGAAGGTTGGTGGCTGA
- a CDS encoding MotA/TolQ/ExbB proton channel family protein, whose protein sequence is MQRWRIQHPAWLTLAVVMACSVAFAQEADEPAEAAVDTATAGNDPGSAEAGTAAEAEEKAAPEEDRGPLDEGLSDRVKARVARESQEDRERRTVFQQQRDELAGNVKRLEGQVRAAEARGVSLDERYAANEIEIETLGERLTERLGQMGELFGVVRLVSTDLSAGTWQSLTSLGLEARNKTLDRLGRSSDLPSTQDLERLWYALQLELTEQAKVSAYEVPVILEEDKKEKKVLRTENRQVIRAGPFTAISDGDYVQWAPEHQMVRTLARPPPPQYANTAERFGRAPGEIGRLAVDPSRGALLVALTATPSLWERVQQGGAVGYTIIGLGIAAFLLGVVRLVVLTLTQRRIDAQRKRSESSQENPLGRVLGVYEEYHDADPEFLELKLDEALLRERSGVERFLWLVQTVSIVAPLLGLLGTVTGMIQTFQAITLFGAGDPKIMAGGISEALITTTLGLVTAIPLVLLYALISNRAKSINDQLDEYGAGLVADRLERGLE, encoded by the coding sequence ATGCAGAGGTGGCGCATCCAGCATCCCGCCTGGCTGACTCTCGCCGTCGTGATGGCGTGCTCGGTCGCGTTCGCGCAGGAGGCCGACGAGCCGGCAGAGGCGGCCGTGGACACGGCCACTGCGGGAAACGATCCCGGGTCTGCGGAGGCTGGGACGGCCGCCGAGGCCGAAGAGAAGGCCGCGCCGGAAGAAGACCGGGGTCCGCTCGACGAGGGGCTGTCCGATCGCGTGAAGGCGCGCGTCGCCCGCGAGTCGCAGGAAGACCGTGAGCGAAGGACCGTCTTCCAGCAGCAGCGAGACGAGCTCGCGGGCAACGTGAAACGCCTCGAGGGGCAGGTGCGCGCTGCCGAAGCGCGGGGCGTGTCGCTCGACGAGCGCTATGCCGCCAACGAGATCGAGATCGAGACCCTCGGAGAGCGACTCACCGAACGCCTCGGGCAGATGGGCGAACTCTTCGGCGTCGTACGCCTGGTGTCGACGGATCTGAGCGCCGGGACCTGGCAGTCGCTGACGAGTCTGGGGCTCGAGGCGCGCAACAAGACCCTCGATCGCCTCGGTCGGAGTTCGGACCTGCCTTCGACGCAGGACCTCGAGCGGCTGTGGTACGCGCTTCAGCTCGAGCTCACCGAACAGGCGAAGGTCTCTGCCTACGAAGTGCCGGTGATCCTCGAAGAGGACAAGAAGGAAAAGAAGGTGCTCCGCACCGAGAACCGGCAGGTGATTCGCGCCGGTCCCTTCACGGCGATCTCCGACGGCGACTACGTCCAGTGGGCGCCCGAGCATCAGATGGTGCGGACCCTCGCACGCCCTCCGCCGCCCCAGTACGCGAACACCGCGGAGCGCTTCGGTCGCGCTCCCGGTGAGATCGGTCGCCTGGCGGTGGATCCGAGCCGCGGAGCGCTCCTCGTCGCGCTGACGGCCACGCCGAGCCTTTGGGAGCGCGTCCAGCAGGGCGGTGCCGTCGGCTACACGATCATCGGTCTCGGGATCGCTGCGTTCCTGCTCGGGGTGGTTCGCCTGGTGGTGCTCACGCTCACTCAACGACGCATCGACGCCCAGCGCAAGCGCTCCGAGTCGAGCCAGGAGAACCCGCTCGGTCGGGTGCTCGGCGTCTACGAGGAGTACCACGATGCGGATCCCGAGTTTCTCGAGCTGAAGCTCGACGAGGCGCTGCTGCGGGAACGCAGCGGCGTCGAGCGGTTTCTATGGCTGGTGCAGACAGTCTCCATCGTTGCCCCGCTCCTCGGGCTGCTGGGCACGGTCACGGGCATGATCCAGACCTTCCAGGCCATCACGCTGTTCGGTGCCGGCGACCCGAAGATCATGGCGGGTGGTATCTCCGAGGCGCTGATCACCACCACGCTGGGGCTGGTGACGGCCATTCCGCTGGTGTTGCTCTACGCGCTGATCTCGAACCGCGCGAAGAGCATCAATGACCAGTTGGACGAATACGGCGCGGGGTTGGTGGCCGACCGGCTCGAGCGAGGGCTCGAATGA
- a CDS encoding energy transducer TonB, with the protein MTRYVFSTAMALLVTFALFWTMQALITVGYKLLDGGEQLSVEFVRLRRDTTPQATKRPPPKREKPKQAPPPPQIRASRSNLDPGEGVAQIAPDIDASAGVEAAIAGGGSDRGAVPLVQPEPEYPIALEQRGITGWVTVEFWVTKTGSVRDPVIIAARPKRVFNQAALKGVRRWKYNPKIVNGEPIETKERFTLEFRP; encoded by the coding sequence ATGACCCGGTACGTGTTCTCGACCGCGATGGCGCTGCTCGTCACGTTTGCGCTCTTCTGGACGATGCAGGCTTTGATCACCGTTGGCTACAAGCTCCTCGATGGCGGGGAGCAGCTCAGCGTCGAGTTCGTGCGGCTGCGTCGGGACACCACGCCGCAGGCCACGAAGCGTCCACCGCCGAAACGGGAGAAGCCGAAGCAAGCGCCGCCGCCGCCCCAGATCCGCGCCTCGCGGTCGAACCTGGACCCGGGCGAAGGGGTTGCTCAGATTGCGCCCGACATCGACGCCTCGGCCGGCGTCGAGGCGGCGATTGCGGGCGGCGGCAGCGACCGCGGCGCCGTGCCTCTGGTGCAGCCCGAGCCCGAGTATCCGATCGCGCTCGAGCAGCGCGGGATCACGGGCTGGGTGACCGTCGAGTTCTGGGTGACGAAGACCGGCTCGGTTCGCGACCCGGTGATCATCGCCGCGCGTCCGAAGCGGGTGTTCAACCAGGCGGCACTCAAGGGCGTCCGACGCTGGAAGTACAACCCGAAGATCGTGAACGGCGAGCCCATCGAGACGAAGGAGCGGTTCACCTTGGAGTTCCGACCGTGA